The Thiothrix subterranea genome has a segment encoding these proteins:
- a CDS encoding DUF3501 family protein, giving the protein MEKLTRTDLLSLEQYSIERKAFREKVMAHKADRKIHIGPNATLYFEDRLTMQYQIQEMLRIEKIFESAGINEELESYNPLIPNGSNWKATFMVEFSDVEERKVQLGRLIGIERHTWVQVAGFDKVYAIANEDLERETEEKTSAVHFTRFELTPIMVASVKEGAAIQIGIEHPNYAYSVTLAEASRASLAADLG; this is encoded by the coding sequence ATGGAAAAGTTGACCCGTACAGACTTGCTGAGTCTGGAACAGTATTCAATCGAGCGCAAAGCCTTCCGCGAGAAGGTGATGGCGCACAAAGCTGACCGCAAAATACACATTGGCCCGAATGCGACGCTGTATTTTGAAGACCGCCTGACCATGCAATACCAGATTCAGGAAATGCTGCGGATCGAGAAAATTTTCGAGTCCGCTGGCATTAATGAGGAGCTGGAATCGTATAACCCGTTGATTCCCAATGGCTCGAATTGGAAAGCGACTTTCATGGTGGAGTTTTCCGATGTGGAAGAGCGCAAGGTGCAACTGGGGCGGCTGATTGGAATCGAACGGCATACGTGGGTGCAGGTGGCGGGTTTCGACAAGGTTTACGCGATTGCCAATGAGGATTTGGAGCGCGAAACCGAGGAGAAAACCTCGGCAGTGCATTTTACGCGCTTTGAGTTGACCCCGATTATGGTGGCTTCGGTGAAGGAAGGTGCAGCGATTCAGATAGGGATTGAGCACCCGAATTATGCGTATAGCGTGACTTTGGCTGAAGCGTCGCGTGCGTCACTCGCAGCAGATTTGGGTTAA